The nucleotide sequence GGTATGATGGGGCACTAGCTGCCGTAGAGATGGCAACTCTTTCCAAGGCGCTAGGCAAGCCGCGCCGCACGAAAAAATGAATAACACTATGAGGAATTTTTCATGAGTGGGCGCCGCGAAGCACGGGAGTTGGCTTTCCAGCTTCTGTATCATCTGGATTTGACCAAAGGTGACGCCGAGAGCGAGACCTCTCATTTTTGGCGAATCAACGAGGATAAATCGGCCCTCAGGCCGTTCGCCGAACAACTCGTCGGGCGCGTTCTTGCGAATCTTATGGACATCGACCGCGTGATTTCCGAGGCGAGCAAACGATGGACCATCAAGAGGATGGATTCGGTCTCGCGTTGTCTTCTCCGCCTTGGCGCCTGCGAAATACTTCATTTTTCAGACACCCCGCCCGAGGTTGCCATCAACGAAGCCGTTGAGTTGGCGAAGCGATTCGGCTCCGAGGATACGCCTTCGTTTATTAACGGCATACTCGACCGCCTGCATCAAAAAGAGACTCACGTATAAAGTGATTCGGCTCCGGGTCGATCCGCATTCCATCGAAAACATACCCTGCTTCATCGCCTTATCTGCGTTTACAGAAGAGCAACTGCCCCTTGAGGGCCTGCCGGGTAGGCTGGACAACCTCCTTGAGGGCGAGGCTAGCAGGCAAATCGAGCAGGGGCATCTCAACGGAACTTGGGGTTCCCAGGCGCTTTTAGCATCAAGGGGTAGAATCGCGCCCCACTATGTCCTGTTTGCAGGTCTTGGCCCGTCCAGAAGGATTACGCTGTCCATCCTGTCCTCTCGAATGGAGCAAATCGTTCAACGAGTGATTCGCCTCTCAGCACGTGAATTGGGACTGTCCGTATTTTATTCAGATAATTCCAATGCCAAATACGAGAACCTGGCGTCCGAGGCAGTCAATGGCGCATTGCGCGGAGCGGCGGATTGCCCTTACGATGTGAATATCACAGTTTGCGAGCCGGACCCCGCCCGTTACAATGAGTTGGTCAGCGTCGCTGAGAAAAGTGTATTCCGCCGAGCCGAGGGCC is from Nitrospinaceae bacterium and encodes:
- the nusB gene encoding transcription antitermination factor NusB, whose protein sequence is MSGRREARELAFQLLYHLDLTKGDAESETSHFWRINEDKSALRPFAEQLVGRVLANLMDIDRVISEASKRWTIKRMDSVSRCLLRLGACEILHFSDTPPEVAINEAVELAKRFGSEDTPSFINGILDRLHQKETHV